TGAGCTGCGATCTCATTATTTCGTATCACCCACCGTTGTTTCGACCAATCAAGCGTCTGGTTCAGAAAGACTGGAAGCAGCGGCTGGCTGTGCGGGCCGTGGAGGCTGGCATAGCGGTCTTTTCCCCTCACACTTCATGGGATTGCGTGAAAGGAGGCGTGAACGACTGGCTGGTTGGAGGACTTGGTGAGAAGTCTCTCTGAATGTAAAATGTGATGCTCGCACTTAAATCATTAGATATGAACATGATGCTTATTCACTGACCTTCATTTCATCCCCACTGCTTTTTTCTTTGTCGCGTCAGGCAGCGGTCAGGTGTCGGTGCTGAGTCAGGTTCTCGGCGCCGCCTCCCACAGTCACAAACTGGAATTCACGGTCAGAAGCGCAGAGGAACTAAACATGATCATGGAGGAGCTGAAGGCTTGCGACAGTGGAACGACCCTACAGCATTCAGGCAGCAGGTTGTGTTCAGACATCACCGATTAGCAACAAGCTTTAAATTCAAGGACCATTTTGGTAGTTTTGTCATATATGTgttacttttgttttatttcttccaAACACACATTATTGTAATTTGAGTTTAGCTTTAATCAAAGTTGGAAATCACCCACAGACACTTGAAGTCATCACAGGTAATCCAAAGCTGCTTTTGGACTATATAGCTATTACCaaagatttttttcagtttgcatTCGGACAACTTACAGAAActtcaaatatatatatgttataaaTTTTATTTCTTAGGGGTTGAAAGTAAGGCTGTGTTTAACCCCTTTTcccaactaaaactaaaatgtcaTTATTAGGGTAAATATCAGGTAGTATGAACATGGATGCTTGGAGGCCTTAAAATAATTGGATATCCTATCACTGAAAGCATATTTCGAAGGCTGTAGAAACTGTAGAGGACTGATACTTTATTTACAGTTTCTCATGCATAAAGCACATAATATCCTTTTAAAACTAAGTCGGGTGAATAATTTCACACATACTAAAGTTTGAatatggaaaaaggaaaaaacaacaacattttgaTCCAACTTCAGTGTGATTTTTCACTATATAAGACACCGTATTCCAAAtctaaatctttttttcttgttttagaAACAGCAAGTTTCTGTTAATAATATATCCAAACTTAATGATGGatttctcttcttcctccttgcatatatttgcagatttttctttgtgttttttttctctcttctttttaagCCTTGCTTTAACAGCTGTTGTTTACGTGGCTAATGTTTTACTGATGTTAATGTCACCTTTGTTTAGTGGTCGTTCGATTTATGTGTTTGACACTCACACCCGGACCAATCAGAGTACACTTGCATCACTCAAAGTGGCTTTTAAGTTGGGGAAAGAAGCTTTTCTGTAGTTGTAAATCATGGATTAAACATGGAAAACAGGGTCTGAAAGAACCTTAGCGCAGTCAGAAACCAACATTTTCAAAATTCATGTCTTAGTTATCGAGACATGACAGTTATGTAATGGATGTAAATCGTACACTTCGATGTTATTAagtcttttgtttctttgtactGGTAAATAACAGTTCATGTCTCCTCATATTAGACCAGACAGCAGTGGTATCCATGTCAGCGTAACCTGTTGTGACTCAGCGCTGACCCCGAGTGTCCAGGCTCTGTTAGGACACAGCACTCCCAGCCAGTCTCTCAGCATCGTGAAGTTAGAAAAGGTACGGGCTGTTCCAGGATTCTGAAGAAACATGCAGTTATTTTAGAGCTATAAGAAGTAACAAAAACAGTTCCTTAAAAGGGAAAAAGTTCCTGACTATTGTTATGATGAACTTGTTCTGTTCGTATTAGTAACATTTAATCTTTTCTTTAGCACCCTCTCCTGGGCCACGGCCAAGGCCGACGCAGCGTTTTGGACCAGCCAGTGACTGTCGGAGCAGCCGTCCAAAAACTGAAGTCCCACCTGGGTTTGAGTCACCTCCGTTTGGCTGTGGGGTGGGGGCAGACGCTGGGTGAGAGACGAGTGGACACACACAAATCTGTCACTAAATTAGAATAGTTCAATTGTAACATGTTCAAATGTAATTTCTACCACTGGTGCAGTAAGGGTAGAAACGTCGATGCAGGTTCAAGAATTTCCATCCATTAGCTCTgcactctttttttcttatattaagtgggattaaatgtgtagttcaATATcattacactgacagaaaggggagtttcgCTCGTTCGGCCCACTTAAGTACAAAGTAGGCTGCATGTGGCCCATGATGTCAAATTAGTTGGAGATCCCTGCAGTAGAAGGTCATGGAGGACATGAGTTCATAAACACTGGTAGGGAGGCAGAGTTCACTCTGTTCAGTTTGGGAGTCTTTCACAATCGTTTATGCTCACATGCACAGAAAATTTAAATTCACTGATAATCTCAATGAGCAGAACAACTCTTTGTGTTCTGAGAGAAGCTGGAACAGGAACAGAGagagcatgcaaactccacacagaaagaagaAGTCATGTCcctattctgtttttttttttttttttctttcccccccaGAGTCCTCTGTGTGCACTGTGGCTGTATGCGCTGGGTCAGGGGCCTCAGTACTGAATGGAGTCAAAGCGGATCTCTACGTCACAGGTAACAAACATTTAACGTTATTAGTTTAAATATCACTGAAACGTCTTCACATCGCAACGCCTGCAGACATAATCATGCCCCTTTTTCAGGGGAGATGTCCCACCATGAAGTGCTGGATGCTGTGGCAAAAGGAACCAGCGTGATCCTCAGTGACCACAGCAACAGCGAGCGGGGTTACCTGGCTGTGTTCAGGGAGAGACTAGCCGTGCGCCTGCCCGATAGCGTAACAGTGGTCCTGTCGAAGGCTGACAGAGACCCTCTGGAGGTCGTCTGACTGACTCTTGATTGGAAGTTGCAGTAGTTTTTCTGAAAGATTACTTGTTATCACAAATATGTGTGACATTTTTGCCCCCCCTCCCCATTTTTAATATGCAGGCCCTTTACGTAAGGCTATCCACTGGCTGTGCCTTAAAAGTATTGTTAGATGTTGTTGTATTTATCATGTCTCTCTGGAAGGGTCTTAATAAAATGGGCTGTGGTTGATCAAAATGTGCTGTTGGTGTGTGGAATAAGACAAAAATATCATCAGCTAACAGATGCAGTGCGAGCCGAAGATAAAACAAGTAATCTGTAATCTTAATGCATGCAGCTCCTACATGCAGACGACACATTGTGTGTTTTAATCCCGATGATGTGACCTTTGCTTCCATGCTGAGAGGAATTTTTGAGAAGTTTTTTTCCTAAAATGAATAGTTTCTGCTTCCTGCACAGAGAGAACGTAATCCTCATTGGATTAAAATGTTTGCTGTTGCTGTATAAACGTGGATATTGGACCCCACCTGCTCCACGGGAGACATCAGCACCTGCCTGATCCAGCTATGAAGATTCAAAACTGCAAtacaaggattttttttttttaatgtatctcATAACTTGTGAAAGATAAATGAAAGTGACAGGTTCTTCTCAACAAGCTGACCTTTTAACCTCTGAACAAACATGGCTGGAAATCAAACGATTTAGCACATACATGTCAAAGAGCAGGCCTTTGGTATTGCTTCAGGGCACGTACTCTGCCCCACTGCTGaggcttaaaaacaaaactagtaACAGTCCTCATTATTGACTTTTACAGAGTCTTACGCCTGCACCGCCTATGACACACCTGTTCTTTCATAAAAACATTAGGAGGCATCACACACTTCGCTGCCCCCCCATCAGGGTAGTAGCTTTTCTCTCAGTGTGGTGTTCACACCTCCGCTTCCTTTCAGTCCTCAGCAGCTTTTATCCCTAACAACACACAAATGGGGAAGGAAAACAGCTAGAACAACACGTATACTTCGCTCCTGTAAACCGACTCCAGCTGTCACTTTTATAGTGCAAGCAGGTAGGTCTGAGGCCTGTCAGTTTGAGTTTCCTTCTCCCACTGAGCCCTACGAGGTGGataaataaactgcagtgcaTCATCCACAGTGAGGCAAAGCTGCAGAGTCTAATCTGctttaaaatctttatttgaTTTATATTTGAAAGTCTGTTGAGGAAACTGTTGGTTAATAAGTCTAATGAAACTCAACAGCAGCCTGTTGAACTAAAGTTTCTTGTGACAACTTTCTGTGATCTTTGCCAAGTCAAGGAGTTCAAACTTAATCAGGAAAAGCAGAACGAGGACTGCTGCATGCAAGAAAAAATGCTGATATAAAATGATACTGTACTTTTACTTAAATGCAAATTTAGAGtaaaacatttgatttttataCTTTGCTTCTGCACACCCTCACAGTGGAGTGACTCAAGTGCAGAAATCTTTAGATGATGGGCTTAAAATGACCATTAAATGTTTGgaaattatgataaaaaaaacactccttcaTTTTTCAGAGACTCAGAAGTAACTGGACAAAATGatataatgttaaatttaaGGATTATTATTCATGCTTGGATAAAAATCTTTTGCAGTTACCAGCAAATGCTACGTTTCCTCACTTGCGACGTTTTGCTGGGCCTTTTCAGtcttcagttgctgtttgtttgtgggacTGAAAAGCCTGATGGGttgggttgagatcaggtgaTTGACTTGAGTGCTGAggaatatcccatttctttgtCTCAAAGATCTCCTGGTTTGCTTTAGCAGTTTGCTTTGGGTCTTTGAAGTGCTGTTCATCAGTTCTGCAGCAtgtggctgaatctgagcagactACAGCCCTGTACACTTCTTAATTTTTCCTGCTATTCCTGACAGCAGTCATATCATCAAGAAACACCTGTGACCCGGTTCTACTGGCAGCCAAATTATATCAAtgccataataataataataatgccaTAATACTGCCTCCAGCATGTTTGACAGCTAATGCGGTATGCTTCAGATCATCAGCTGTTAAATGTTCCCATTATTCTGGCACAAGTTCCTAGTGTTTTCATCTGTTCaaagaggggtttttttgttttgttttgcccaaCTGTGCAGACTCTTTTAGGCGCTTTCTGGCAAAGTCCAGTCCGGCCTTCTTGTTCTTGAGTGTAACAAGTGGTTTGCACCTAGTTGCAAACCCTTTATTTTTCCATTCATGAAGGTTTCTCTTCTCCAGGGTGTCCTTGACTTGGTGTTCATTTACTTGTTGTCAAGTTGCTTTTCTTATGATCCCTCCACTCCtcatttttttttgctattgctctgataaataattttgtttttccaatctAATAATGGGCTCCACTAACATCTCTTTGGGGCTCAGCtttaaaattacagtgaaaagctAAAAAGAATTGAAAAACTTTGAATGCTTATCAATCAATTGTCCTATTCTGAGCATTTGAAAATGAAAGGCTGCATATAAAAATGACTGTAACTCCTAAACAGTTGATGCAAAATTTGTACAAatccttgaattaaagctgaaagtaaAATTTTAATCGTTTAAACTCGTCTGCAGTGGTGTTCAGAGGCAAGACCACAAAACTTATTAAACAAATTATATTACTCCATTTTTTACTCATTAAATCCTGTGCAGACCATTCCTATTAATGATTATTTAATCCAAACACATTTACTTTTGGTTGCAAATGAGTGTAATGACCCTGTGGTACAGCTACATTTACATGCCTGCTTAACAAATGTCAGTCACAAAAAATCAGGACACTGTGAATCAGTTTGAATGGGTCCATTTTTTTTGGGCACATAATCCTTAAATACAAAGTTGCATATAAACTTCTAGACAGTCACACGTGTCTAGTGGCCAAACTGCAGCCACTGGCCAAACTGTCGTCCTCCTCCACCTAAACTCAGGGTCTGACTCCCTGCTGAGACAGCCTAACAGGCAGCCTGCTGGGAGGAAGAAACATGTCATCAAGTCATCAGAAAGCCCCAGGGGACCAAGCAATAAACTCCTTTAATGTATAAGAAGTTTTGCATTTCCAAGAACTATTCAttagagaaaattaaaaaagttaaaaaaatagataGATGATAACTAAGTATAAATGATTCTGCATTTACatcaataaatgtaaaaaacaatttcaagcaaaaatcaataaaagtaaatagttaataattataataaaataaaaatgtacttATTATCTCCTGCATGCATTACTGTGCAAATGCCTTGAACCACCAGACTTCCATGTAGTTTTTAAATTGGTGTTGAGGCTTTCTGAAAGtctttcaaagcttttctttgcactttggctgctttttgGGTCATTTTtcgtccagtccttgtacctgaccttATTCAGAGGAATGCCTCTTTACACTGATTAATGAATCATTTAAGGATCTAAGGCATCtaaagagctattagccaaaaCCTTGGCATATCTTAGCAAGGTGTGCAGTGTTTCCTTAAAATACTTAAGGAAACTGGAcaggtggaggacaaaagaagatggGACATGTCTAAAAAACATATCTAGAGCAGacaaacagtatctgaaagttgTGTCCTTAAGGAATAGGGAATAAAATATCCAAAAAAGActtgacacaggacctgagagatgcatcatTTAGGTTACTGTTAACTgacaatgcagtaaaaacatgcttggacagaaaaaaacatataaaggaACACtatcagttcagttcagttttatttatatagtgccaaatcacaacaacagtacaGCAAGATTTTATAATAATTAGCCATAGATTGGCCATAGATTGCTGAAGCAGTGAGGGATCATcttaacagagaacagaacaaaatgcagccaacatccaaagaaacgCTCCGAATTTCCTCCGAAAAGCCTGGAGAAGTATTCCTGAAGAGTACGTAAAGGAATGACAAGAAGGCTTCCCAAGAGAattcagactgtgttgaagaataaaggtggtcataccaaatatcgGCTTTCAAACTGATTATAGAATTGTCAATTTCTTTTATATACTAAATTTTCATGGatgtttgtatgttttaatCAATTGCTGgatctatttcccattttcctaacaAACTATAAAGAAGGGGTAGACTGTTGTATTGGACTGTGCTTGATGGTTGTGATTTAGCATATTTTACCTTCCATGCATCTATAGTTAGATAGTTTACCGATTTGCGTGTAAAATAATGATCTTCAGTGCATTGAGTAagtaaaagaataaagaaaataataaaggaaAGTAAATCACAATCAGTGTTTTCAGATATTGAGGTAAACCCTGATTTCCTCCAATGTGACgagtgttgtttgttttctttgttggaACAGAAATGAGAATTGAGGGTAAAGGGAGGAGAGACAGGGAGGCAAATAAAAATCTATGTGAAAATGGGCCCATTTGGCCATAGGTGTGAAGTCCCACACACCTATTTAAGAGAGCAGGTCAGCCCTGTGGGCTCTGACGGAAAAAGGACAGCGGATGGTTAAGAGCACGAGTCAGAAGTCGAGTGAAAATTTTAAGAAAAGCTCTGTTGTTGCAGctacttttttttgttatagaAAGCAGAGAAACATCTATACGAGGAACAGGAGAGAGCAAAAGGAGCTGAAGAAATGTTAATTTGGATCTGGTGAAGAGGACGAATAAagagacaaagacagacaagAAGGAGTATGCTGAGCATGGAGATGTTCCCTGGTTTGACTCTGGGACCACAAAGGATTGGAGACTGCTTTTACAGAGGTGAGAGGGACTGAATGTATTCATGTTTAAGcaataaacataaacagatgtcttattttatacttttaatTGTTCGTTAaggaataaatgtttttgtaaattAGAACCTTTTTAATTTCCCACTTTTTAGGTCCTtagaaaatgacaaaacaaatatattaaTGCCCTGCAGCAAAGACAAGGGCATGATGGAGACTTTAATGCAGCAGCCAAACCAGAAATACTACATTAAAAAACTCTTGCACTGAAAGTTCCAGTTAAGTGCTGAAGACAGAGTTTActctttaaaccttttttttataCACCTGAAAATACATGAAAGAGGTTTTAGATCAGATGGAAAAGAATGAATCAACATTTAGTGATTCAGTAGTTTGTACGTATACAATTAAAATATGACTCCATATTTGCTTCACTTTCACcagttaaataaagtttttttcttgGATTTGTTCTTTCCCACAGAGCGGGAGGCACCTGTGCATATACCGCTGTTCCCTCCGGCATGCGAAGTGGCCGCCAAAGCTCTGCCTCCAAGGCTActggctcctcctcctcctactccCATCTCCAATGAGGCTGCAACCACAACCCCGAAAGATGAGGTGAAGATGGAGCTGGAGAACTCGTCTTTATGGAAGCAATTCAGCTCGGTGGGGACAGAGATGATCATCACAAAGAAGGGCAGGTGAGAGATTACTGCAGAAGTGTACATGCTGTATGTATGACCACTGACCCTTGACCTTCGAGTCATCTGCAACTATCCATCtcccagtttattttttccatctgtGTTACTCCCCTTATCCCCTAGCCCTTATTTGTGGGGTGTAGCAATTTATGCCAGACAAACCCCAAAGTCatgtcaccacccatcttgggGAAATAAATGTACTTTTCATGTTAAGTCATGGCCCCCTAGATGGGTTGTAGCAGTCTACCATCTCTTCTAAATTTATACTCgtctatttttaatgttttcatccCATCTTGCCTTCATCTATTTTAGTTCTTCTCTTTTACTGTTTTCTGTGACCTTTGGTGTCCTGAacttatttcattttgtttttttagacgGATGTTTCCTGGTTTGAAGTTGAAGCTATCGGGCCTGAATCCATCTCTCCGTTACATCCTCCTCCTGGATATTGTTCCCGTTGACAACTCCCGTTATCGTTTCCAAGGTGGCGGGTGGCAAGCTGTTGGAGCTGCAGAGGCGAGGCTACCAGACCGGGTGTTCATCCACCCAGATTCTCCTGCTACCGGTGCCCACTGGCAGAGCCGCACCATCTCATTTCACTACGCCAAGCTCACAAACAACACACTGGACACACAGGGACATGTACGTACTGCACATGAACAGGCCTAGCGGAGATACAGCACATAACCTTCAGTGGTGCATGTTGAGTTAATCCCTTTTCTTCTATTCAAAGATCATCCTACACTCTCTGCATCGATACCAGCCCAGAATTCACGTGATAGAAGCCCGGGATGTACTGAGGTGGGGTGGAGGGCAGCACTCCTTTGTTTTCCCCGAGACCCAGTTTATCACCGTCACCGCCTACCAGAACAGCAAGGTACCGTGATATTCTGCACTGACTGTGAGTCTTGTGTTACCAAGCAACAGACTCACAGAGACACTCATTCATTTGATATATAAGAGATTTTTTGCAACATTAAGAAAATGATTTCAAACAACAGATGTAAACGTAatattaaatgtgttttgtgtttattttcagaTCACTGAGCTTAAGATCAACTCCAACCCCTTTGCTAAAGGCTTCCGTGAAGACGGCATGAACAGCAAAAAGTAATTCCCAACACAAGCAGCAAAAAACTCACAGTCTACATTCATCTATTGTTGTGCAGGATCTAAATGCCTTTTTTCTTTATAGACAAAGAGATGCGAGACAGAAACGCAAAATTGCTGTCTTGACAGAAACTTTAGACATAGGTAAGGGGGAAAGCAGATTTATGGCACTTTAagtaatttcatttaaaaatgaatgtaaTGTATTTCTTATTTTGAAACATTTCCACTTGTCTGCCATCAGTGAACTGTGATCCATGCGACTCCACTGAGCTCCTGCAGCAGCCCCCAGCAACCGGTGCAGACCTGCAGGCCCTCGCTCTGGCCTCTCTGCCTGCATTGCCCGAAACCTCCTGTGGGTTCAGAGCAGGGGACACCTCCTATCAGGATGCTCTTGTCCCGGAGCAGTCGCTGGACCTCGGCCAGGACTTTATGGCATCCCAGATGTCTGACATCAGTATCACATTGGCCAGTGGCATTCAAGAGCTGCCAGGAAGCGAGAAGGCAAATAGTATGATTGAAAGGTAGGAGGCAGAGGAATTTAGACTGATATGAGCATGATTTACATAGATAGACTATACAAAGAATAACGTTTCATATTTTTAGTCTAATTTCTGCTTTACCATTACCTAACCTAGCAATGTCAAAATTTCAGGTTCAGTCTTACTGCTAGGAGATGTGTGGTTTACACACATCTCTAATGGctgattattattgttattattttcagaAATTACAACACTAAATTGATTCAAGCTCTCACTTCCTTTCTCCTCCACAGATCAGACACAATGCCTGAGTCAGCCTACACCTCCAGCTTCCGTGCTGCTCAAGCCAACTCCTCCTCTTTCCCCTCTGCTCCTCTCCCTCAGTTATCCTCCTCCTTCCCCTCCCATCCGGCCTCCGACCCCTCGGACACATCCGATCCTCAGCCCTCCATCCCTCCTATCAACTATCCCTCCCTTCTGTCATCTTCCCCCGCACTCTCTTCCACTTCCAACACTCCCTCGCTGCAGCAGACCTCCTTCACCTTCCCTACTCCACCCCCTTCCAGCTCCACCTCCCCACAACCACTCctttcatcatcatcctccccttcctcctcctcaaacAACTACCATACAGTCCCAGACACCATCAGCCCCCACACTTCTACTGATGCCCCTTTTCATGCCCCGTCGTCCACCACATGTCCGTCAGATCTCCAGGACCAAGTAGCTGTTCATTCTCTGCTCTCCCAGCCCGGccagcagctacaggccggaCCTCTCGCCACTGATTCACCCAGTGATCAAAGCTCTGCAGCGTTTATGTATCCAAATATTGCAGCAACAAATCCCAGCCCCACTCTGAGCACTGCTCAGCCTTTCCCCAGTCAAAACCAACCACCAGCTCCAGCTCTGTCTTGCTCCTTACCCATGCATGCTTCTTCCACATCTTTTGCTCCTCCGTCTGTTCCCCCACAGATGCAAAATCTGCCTTTTTCCCATGTGTCTCCCAGCCCTGCCCACCCTGCCCTCCACCTCCCAAATCTGACCCACCAAGCTCAAGCTCCCTCACTTGCTGCAGCTACTGCATTCCCTCCCTCTTCTTTCTCTTACCCACCATCCACCCTTCCTCATCCTCCTTTTCAACCCTCCTCTTGCTTGGCTGTTGCCTCTTCTTTCCAGCAGTCTGTCACCCCTGCTGCCACACTGCCACCAGTAGCACACAATCCTTCTACATCATCTTCTACGCCCTCATATCCTGCTGTTGAAATTGGTGCAGTGCCTCAGTTCAATCCTGCACCACCTTATCGTCCAGAGATGGTACGGCACCACCCATCTCTTCTCCCACAGCTGGATCCATCACTGGCCCCTTCCGCCTCTAACCCAGCCCTCTACCCCGCCTTTAAATCCTACCCTCTCCGACTATGTCAGGACCCTCACCCCTCCCTCACAATCCCATTCAGGCACTTGTACAGGCAACAACATGGCCACTCACTCTCACAGGGGTCCTACCTGGAAATGAGCACAAGACCAATGTTTTGAAATATGGTATTTTCATATGGATGAACTTTCTTGGTTTGATGGTGCTTTTAGGGGAATTAGTGATGTGTAGTATTAGCTTGAGCACAGTGTTgtgcactgtgtttgtgtgtcttctcAGCTGTTCAGCTGACAGACTGATGAAACTGGGTCTCGTTTGTATATACTTGTTGAAGATTTTCTTTTCTATATTCATTCcagtgtgaaaaataaaatattgttttttcaaGCTTTTGTGACTCAATCCTTTTCAACTGAAATATTTTGCTGACAAAAACTGTAATATTTGTATGTAGCTTGAAGGATTTCTCAGATATCCAGCTCAGACTTTGGGGAGTTACTGAGAAGATATGACTAGTTTAAGTAAAGACTGGAAACTAGAGAtacaatgtaaaaataaaataaaattttaaaaaaatccacgaGCACTCTTGATTGAATTTCTGCCTTAAATCGTCTTCTTAAATTTGACTGTTGGACCAGTTAGAAAATCTATGCATATTAGCCCCAAACAATCAGTGTACCCTACCACTCTCATCAACGTTGAATGaaaacatagactgtataaaaaGGATGGACGCTGCCACTATAACGTCACTTATGGTGTGTTCCTCAAAAAGTCAAGATAAATTCCGACTTCCTAGTCAGAAATGTCCTTTGTGGAAAGCTGCCTCAACTCAGAAAGTCGGAGCTTGCTGACATACGCTGAGTTAGCAATCCAAGATGTCAGCACTGTTGCCAGGTTCTGTAGTTGCAAGACAAGCcaaaatcatcacccctccaaaCTGTGTtcgacagttggtatgaggtgtttgtgctgatatggcTTCGCTTGGTTTTCTCTAAACGTTGCCAGatatctccactttggtctcatccaAAGtgaggacattgttccagaagtcttgtgcaAACCTAAGCCATGTTCATCTTAGAGAACCTGgaaacccttccaaacaagccatacttgttcagtctttttctgaatgtactgtcatgaactttccTTCAACTGACAATCGTATCATTgtattgtgttaacacaatacAATCGTATCATtgtattgtgttaacacacacttgAATGTTCCAGAACTAAACTATCAAACCTTCTGCATTTACAGAGTTGCTCACACTTGCCAATAATCAGTTTCAGAACTGCACTGAAAGCTTTTTCTCATATAAGTGTACTTCATAATTGCTGTTACGTAAATTACAAGGAAGACTAAACAGGAAACATCTGATCTTCTATATCCAGACATGGGTCAGGATTGAATGTCTAATAAGCTCCACCCCATTCATTCAATCAAATGTGAAAATCTATTTTGTAAATAGATGGTTTATATGTTAACGTT
The Oreochromis aureus strain Israel breed Guangdong linkage group 8, ZZ_aureus, whole genome shotgun sequence DNA segment above includes these coding regions:
- the tbx6 gene encoding T-box transcription factor TBX6, translating into MLSMEMFPGLTLGPQRIGDCFYREREAPVHIPLFPPACEVAAKALPPRLLAPPPPTPISNEAATTTPKDEVKMELENSSLWKQFSSVGTEMIITKKGRRMFPGLKLKLSGLNPSLRYILLLDIVPVDNSRYRFQGGGWQAVGAAEARLPDRVFIHPDSPATGAHWQSRTISFHYAKLTNNTLDTQGHIILHSLHRYQPRIHVIEARDVLRWGGGQHSFVFPETQFITVTAYQNSKITELKINSNPFAKGFREDGMNSKKQRDARQKRKIAVLTETLDIVNCDPCDSTELLQQPPATGADLQALALASLPALPETSCGFRAGDTSYQDALVPEQSLDLGQDFMASQMSDISITLASGIQELPGSEKANSMIERSDTMPESAYTSSFRAAQANSSSFPSAPLPQLSSSFPSHPASDPSDTSDPQPSIPPINYPSLLSSSPALSSTSNTPSLQQTSFTFPTPPPSSSTSPQPLLSSSSSPSSSSNNYHTVPDTISPHTSTDAPFHAPSSTTCPSDLQDQVAVHSLLSQPGQQLQAGPLATDSPSDQSSAAFMYPNIAATNPSPTLSTAQPFPSQNQPPAPALSCSLPMHASSTSFAPPSVPPQMQNLPFSHVSPSPAHPALHLPNLTHQAQAPSLAAATAFPPSSFSYPPSTLPHPPFQPSSCLAVASSFQQSVTPAATLPPVAHNPSTSSSTPSYPAVEIGAVPQFNPAPPYRPEMVRHHPSLLPQLDPSLAPSASNPALYPAFKSYPLRLCQDPHPSLTIPFRHLYRQQHGHSLSQGSYLEMSTRPMF
- the nif3l1 gene encoding NIF3-like protein 1 isoform X2, which gives rise to MELKEVLQVLEQLAPLSLAESWDNVGLLVEPSKPRPVKTILLTNDLTDAVMEEAVAVSCDLIISYHPPLFRPIKRLVQKDWKQRLAVRAVEAGIAVFSPHTSWDCVKGGVNDWLVGGLGSGQVSVLSQVLGAASHSHKLEFTVRSAEELNMIMEELKACDSGTTLQHSGSRPDSSGIHVSVTCCDSALTPSVQALLGHSTPSQSLSIVKLEKHPLLGHGQGRRSVLDQPVTVGAAVQKLKSHLGLSHLRLAVGWGQTLESSVCTVAVCAGSGASVLNGVKADLYVTGEMSHHEVLDAVAKGTSVILSDHSNSERGYLAVFRERLAVRLPDSVTVVLSKADRDPLEVV
- the nif3l1 gene encoding NIF3-like protein 1 isoform X1, which translates into the protein MLTGCRNLSWTFFSLTSRRLWTRQSFKSRAALCSSAFSSVLHSLPSSTHSHHFLPSRQSSARLPLSVNFSSAHSSGLMELKEVLQVLEQLAPLSLAESWDNVGLLVEPSKPRPVKTILLTNDLTDAVMEEAVAVSCDLIISYHPPLFRPIKRLVQKDWKQRLAVRAVEAGIAVFSPHTSWDCVKGGVNDWLVGGLGSGQVSVLSQVLGAASHSHKLEFTVRSAEELNMIMEELKACDSGTTLQHSGSRPDSSGIHVSVTCCDSALTPSVQALLGHSTPSQSLSIVKLEKHPLLGHGQGRRSVLDQPVTVGAAVQKLKSHLGLSHLRLAVGWGQTLESSVCTVAVCAGSGASVLNGVKADLYVTGEMSHHEVLDAVAKGTSVILSDHSNSERGYLAVFRERLAVRLPDSVTVVLSKADRDPLEVV